Proteins encoded in a region of the Elusimicrobiaceae bacterium genome:
- a CDS encoding 4Fe-4S binding protein: MITFTRPPHPAYPALLVFSILVPLGWYTAPRGGAEFFWPVWCALVACAAYYIFKTGKMAFWRSALFITLAAGAFVKLKAAGGGFPPAWLAGHNAERIPCHIAQSCDLLFMLRTNITALVNGHGTAWLTLSGGMILLALAAFLGRSWCGWMCLYGGLDEASSGLLPASWRILARRIPAKTRYVSAVILLIFLLLSFLTFTPAFCVWLCPLKMNWSFLKLDTGAGITAAMLMTAAGLLFLFILPLLSGRRIFCGCICPFAAWQSFAGRLNPYRLTIGSACTDCGKCAAVCPVLAIDRTKDGHFEISPFCVHCGKCAEICPAGAITTTVKGARLIMTVAGYDITAQNLFRLTALLGLGVAGLAFLP; the protein is encoded by the coding sequence ATGATCACTTTCACCCGCCCTCCGCATCCGGCGTATCCCGCGCTGCTCGTATTTTCCATACTGGTTCCGCTGGGCTGGTATACTGCTCCGCGCGGCGGCGCGGAATTTTTCTGGCCGGTCTGGTGCGCGCTTGTAGCCTGCGCGGCATATTATATTTTCAAAACCGGAAAAATGGCTTTCTGGCGCAGCGCGCTGTTCATAACGCTGGCGGCCGGCGCGTTTGTGAAACTGAAAGCGGCGGGCGGCGGTTTTCCGCCCGCGTGGCTTGCGGGCCATAACGCGGAGCGGATCCCCTGCCATATCGCGCAATCCTGCGATCTGCTGTTTATGCTGAGGACAAACATCACGGCCCTTGTAAACGGGCACGGAACCGCATGGCTGACGCTCAGCGGCGGAATGATTCTGCTTGCGCTCGCGGCTTTCCTGGGCCGGAGCTGGTGCGGCTGGATGTGCCTTTACGGCGGGCTGGATGAAGCCTCCTCAGGACTGCTGCCCGCCAGCTGGCGTATCCTGGCGCGGCGGATACCCGCAAAAACGCGATATGTATCGGCAGTGATACTGTTGATTTTCCTTTTATTGAGTTTCCTTACATTTACGCCCGCGTTCTGCGTGTGGCTGTGCCCGTTGAAAATGAACTGGAGTTTTTTAAAGCTGGACACGGGCGCGGGCATCACGGCGGCCATGCTTATGACCGCTGCGGGCCTGCTGTTCCTGTTTATACTGCCGCTGTTGAGCGGCAGGCGGATTTTTTGCGGCTGCATTTGCCCGTTTGCGGCCTGGCAGTCTTTTGCCGGACGGCTTAACCCATACCGGCTGACCATCGGTTCCGCCTGCACGGATTGCGGCAAATGCGCGGCGGTTTGCCCGGTGCTGGCCATAGACAGGACGAAAGACGGACACTTTGAAATCTCCCCGTTCTGCGTGCATTGCGGCAAATGCGCGGAGATCTGCCCGGCAGGCGCAATAACAACCACCGTCAAGGGGGCGCGCCTCATAATGACTGTCGCGGGCTATGACATCACCGCGCAGAATCTTTTCCGGCTGACCGCCCTGCTTGGGCTTGGCGTAGCCGGTCTTGCCTTTCTGCCATAG